The DNA segment taataaaaataagttgttcAAAAACTACCTCCCACCATTCTCACCCTGAGAAATGACATTTTGACGATCGATTATCCGTTTGGTTTACGTTCGTCTGTATCAAACAATACCTCGATAGGAAATACTAGAGTATCTACCATAAATGTTGagcatttcatttcatttcaaattcaaGATCGATTGACCCGACAATGTCCATCATTTTTATTGTTGaatcatacatataaaatattcgaCAAATAACTTAGAGGAAAGCGATTGTGGCCAGACGAAAATCGAAACGTATTCAAGTCTGACTGAATCCGACCAGTTCCGTAAAGGCGATCAATTTGATATTATATTGTTCTTATATACAGAAACCGGACTCGTTGTATTTCTGTAGACCCGACTGTAGCGGGAACGGAGGTGGccttggttgttgtttttgttgtaacgggtacctaatccccgttaggatggtaagggttagcTAAGTTGTCGTCCACGTCATTCAACGGAAGGCCCAATAAAcctgctgtttcgacggggtcgggcCAAAGGGAGAGGGGTGTTAGATGAATGGGGTTGGTGGAGCATACAGGGAGGTGACCAGTGTCTTGGGGAAACTCATTGTACACAGGACACATATTGAATACGTCAGAGTCTATTCTGggtaagtaggagtttaacctgctacagtatccagaacgcaGCTGCGCAAGGTTCACTCtcggtttgactccaagtacctCACTCACTGAAAAGTCAGttaaggtgttgatggctcgaCCGTGAAAAAAATATCTTAGATATGGCCTTGGTAATTAATATTGGTGTGATATCCTGTAAAGTACGATGTGCAGAAAATTGTGTCTAATATTGGTATCAaatgaaatttctgaaaattcacatttttaatggaaataaCTTCTTgaagatttattattttatacatatgagaTTATATTGTGTATAAAAAACGCATACTATATGAATTCATACAGATCATACAGTAAAGGATTCAACATTTATGCTAAAGTCTGCAAACTTAACTaacttatataattaaaaatagagtagtaatagtttttaatttaattgacaataaaaaaaaataaattaaattattatttatgtattttatgttatatatatatatatatatataggtatatatgtcggaatatataaagaaatgttAGTTATTTAATACTATTTACTTTCTTAACATTAGCAACGTAAGCAAAGTGTTGCGTGTAATACGCCAGTGCCAGTAGGGCACGGCTTTAACACGTCGCAGTTTGATTTGTTTTCTGCTTTGCGCTGCACTAGGAGACTATCCAATGATTCGTCATCATTTCGTTTGTGCAACCGGTGCTggtatattttgatttattggaTTCTCAAAGCTACTATTGGTGTTTCCTGCAGCGTTACGTTTCCGATTGCTTGCTACTTTACTAGTATTGCCATTTATTTGTGCGGTTGTTGCTATCGGCGTACCGCTATTAGTGGCGGTATTGCCTACCATCATTAtggaaattggatttttttgaaCGCAAGCGTTATTTTTTCTCGCACCTAGTGTTGCAGCACCATTAGCGTTGGAAGAATGTCCCGTTGTGGAGTTACCGTTGATTGCCGCTGTTGGACTGAAATCACCACCCTCGTTCAAATAAATGTCCATGTGATCTACTGTGTCAGAGTTAGCAAAATTGTGATCACGACGATCACTTTTCTTCCAGATATAATAGAACTGCACCAGCTCACGCATTGTACGCGTACGCACCTTTAAATAGCGACGAATGCTATAAATTAATGCTCCAATCCTTGAATCTCATTAGAGATTATACTTGCCTGATTTTGgcgtattttgaaaaaatctttgcCAAACTTTTGTATACCCTCCTCGAATTTATGACACTCTTCTTCTGACCATAGGCTCATCGAACCAGTCAGTGGGAGGGCATTTAGACGTTTTCGTCGTAAGGCCTCTTTAAAGTCATAACCACATTGGACGAGTAAATGAAGTGCCTGTAGCAtagaatttcaattatttaaaattatttatataaaaaaatgtttaacacaCGTACCTGCTCATTATCCTTAATCACAGCAGTTGCATCAGCGCTTTCACCTGATAGTGAAGTAACGGTGCTTAGCACGTCATCTGCTTTGTTAATAAGAGACGATTCTTTACTTTCGACATCGACGCCATTTGATGCAACATTTGTTGTATCTAGGACCAGTTCCTCTGTATTAGTAGTTCTTCTAGGCTCTTCACCTTCCTCGTCGCCATTATCCAACAAACTTGGTTTGATATCCCGAGCCTTAAGCAAGTATTCCTCAACTTGTCTCTCACTAACCTGACTGGGTTCCCAGATCAGTTTATCTTCATTTTCATAGGGTAATACATCGCCATATTGTGATAAACCATCTGGTATAGTTGCTTGGTATGATGGTCCTACCATAATGGTCTTCTTTACATAGTCGCTGTCAAATTCATCTTCTTCCTCCTCTTCGGCATCATTTCCATCTTCCTCATTATCATCATCATAAAGTAGGTCGATTTGTGcgtctaaaatgcaaaatgaattaaaaaaatttatatatatagttgtGAGTTACAAACCTTTTTCGGTTCCAACTCCTGAATTTAATACTTCAGTGAAAGACTCCTCTGGATAAAGGTCCATAAGATGTGTACGacggtatttatttttttctgcaagTCCATTTGTTAATTCCGCACTTTCTACAGTTTCATCTTGTTTACTCTCAAATTCATCTTCTTCTATACATTCTTCATTATCCTCGCACAATTCTGGAACTATCTTTTTGGCAGTGTTTTCTTCATCACCACTCTCTTCAATCAAAATTATGTCACTTGTCGCTTTTTCTGTAGTATTCGGTTCATTAACTTCAACAGTTTCCAAAGTAGGTTCTGTAGGATCTTCAGAAATCACAGCTGATTCACTTGCAACTTTGCGATGTTTAGAATTCTTACCACCAGCAGCTGAACgcttattcttttttctatatgctCCAACATGTACAGTAGCTGGTGGTGCTACTTGATATTTTGCCAACAATTCTTCTAAAGGCATTTCACTTTCCTCTTGCAATGTTGCAATTTCATCGTTAGGGTCTTGTTGTTCCATTGCGGCTAAGGCTTCTTCCTCGTTCAATGTCTGTTCATCGTCAAAATCGTTGACCATCATATCAATTGATGGCTCAAATGTGGCATCTGCACTGCAGTTACCTTGTGAGGTTGATGTGGAAGACGCTGGTGACAATGGAGCAGCAAAAGTCTCTAAAAGAGTTGATATGGCAATTGGCGATTTATTGCGGCGTTCGCGTTGTTTGCGCGGGACCATACAATCCGTTTGGTTACTAATTTCACCAGAATCCGTTGGTGCAACCATATTACTTGATGTATCTATGGCTATAGAGTCCATTTCCTCTTTTACTGCTTCAAAAGAGTTGCTCGGCATTATATCAGCAACTGGCTGAGGAGACATTATATTTTAGTTctgaatttatattaaataaattaatatacaagAAAAACTTTTGACACATTCGACTTTTGCCAAACTTCAGTATAGTTGCGTTTTATTTCAACGACGTTTAAATTGATATAGGCGCTGAGTTTAACTATTACAGCGGCGGCATAATAAATAGAAAAGGAGTTAGAAACAGGGGTGTTAAACGAGCTAGGCGGTAGATATTTAAAATTACACTAcgtgatatttttaattttgagtcgTTAAATCCGAAATTCtagtaaatatttcttaacttttaaaatttagaatttttttgtgttgtaaaCAAGGGGTAGGGGATCAAATCACCGCCATTTACTAAAAATAGCTGTACGTGATGGAAACTTCTGATTTGT comes from the Bactrocera dorsalis isolate Fly_Bdor unplaced genomic scaffold, ASM2337382v1 BdCtg155, whole genome shotgun sequence genome and includes:
- the LOC105228958 gene encoding mesoderm induction early response protein 1 isoform X2 — its product is MPSNSFEAVKEEMDSIAIDTSSNMVAPTDSGEISNQTDCMVPRKQRERRNKSPIAISTLLETFAAPLSPASSTSTSQGNCSADATFEPSIDMMVNDFDDEQTLNEEEALAAMEQQDPNDEIATLQEESEMPLEELLAKYQVAPPATVHVGAYRKKNKRSAAGGKNSKHRKVASESAVISEDPTEPTLETVEVNEPNTTEKATSDIILIEESGDEENTAKKIVPELCEDNEECIEEDEFESKQDETVESAELTNGLAEKNKYRRTHLMDLYPEESFTEVLNSGVGTEKDAQIDLLYDDDNEEDGNDAEEEEEDEFDSDYVKKTIMVGPSYQATIPDGLSQYGDVLPYENEDKLIWEPSQVSERQVEEYLLKARDIKPSLLDNGDEEGEEPRRTTNTEELVLDTTNVASNGVDVESKESSLINKADDVLSTVTSLSGESADATAVIKDNEQALHLLVQCGYDFKEALRRKRLNALPLTGSMSLWSEEECHKFEEGIQKFGKDFFKIRQNQVRTRTMRELVQFYYIWKKSDRRDHNFANSDTVDHMDIYLNEGGDFSPTAAINGNSTTGHSSNANGAATLGARKNNACVQKNPISIMMVGNTATNSGTPIATTAQINGNTSKVASNRKRNAAGNTNSSFENPINQNIPAPVAQTK
- the LOC105228958 gene encoding mesoderm induction early response protein 1 isoform X1, which translates into the protein MSPQPVADIMPSNSFEAVKEEMDSIAIDTSSNMVAPTDSGEISNQTDCMVPRKQRERRNKSPIAISTLLETFAAPLSPASSTSTSQGNCSADATFEPSIDMMVNDFDDEQTLNEEEALAAMEQQDPNDEIATLQEESEMPLEELLAKYQVAPPATVHVGAYRKKNKRSAAGGKNSKHRKVASESAVISEDPTEPTLETVEVNEPNTTEKATSDIILIEESGDEENTAKKIVPELCEDNEECIEEDEFESKQDETVESAELTNGLAEKNKYRRTHLMDLYPEESFTEVLNSGVGTEKDAQIDLLYDDDNEEDGNDAEEEEEDEFDSDYVKKTIMVGPSYQATIPDGLSQYGDVLPYENEDKLIWEPSQVSERQVEEYLLKARDIKPSLLDNGDEEGEEPRRTTNTEELVLDTTNVASNGVDVESKESSLINKADDVLSTVTSLSGESADATAVIKDNEQALHLLVQCGYDFKEALRRKRLNALPLTGSMSLWSEEECHKFEEGIQKFGKDFFKIRQNQVRTRTMRELVQFYYIWKKSDRRDHNFANSDTVDHMDIYLNEGGDFSPTAAINGNSTTGHSSNANGAATLGARKNNACVQKNPISIMMVGNTATNSGTPIATTAQINGNTSKVASNRKRNAAGNTNSSFENPINQNIPAPVAQTK